A window of Dickeya zeae NCPPB 2538 contains these coding sequences:
- a CDS encoding M15 family metallopeptidase, with amino-acid sequence RQRQIWNGKFTGQRPLLDRHCQPLDALALDEGARCEAILRWSALPGGSRHHWGSDLDVYDPDLLPAGQKLQLEPWEYQSGGYFSSLNDWLTHHMARFGFYRPFAQDNGGVAIEPWHLSYAPLAQVAQSQLTPECILHAWQGEEIAGREWLEHNLSSLFQRVILSADTQYTG; translated from the coding sequence CGCCAGCGCCAGATCTGGAATGGCAAGTTTACCGGTCAGCGCCCGCTGCTGGACCGTCACTGCCAGCCGCTCGATGCACTAGCGCTGGATGAAGGCGCTCGTTGTGAGGCTATTCTACGCTGGTCCGCATTACCGGGCGGCAGCCGCCACCATTGGGGCAGTGATCTGGATGTTTACGACCCGGACTTATTACCTGCCGGTCAGAAATTGCAACTGGAACCCTGGGAATACCAGTCAGGCGGTTATTTTTCCAGTCTGAACGACTGGCTCACCCACCATATGGCCCGCTTCGGTTTTTACCGGCCATTCGCCCAGGATAACGGTGGTGTCGCGATAGAACCCTGGCACCTCAGCTACGCACCGCTGGCTCAGGTTGCGCAGTCACAGCTAACGCCTGAGTGCATTTTACACGCCTGGCAAGGCGAAGAGATTGCCGGGCGGGAGTGGTTGGAACACAATCTATCGAGCCTGTTTCAGCGCGTTATATTGTCTGCTGATACACAATATACCGGTTGA
- the ypfH gene encoding esterase, whose product MKHDYFVVQQPPSPKQLFLLFHGVGDNPVSMGQIGRYFADAFPMAQVISVGGPEAIGLGEGRQWFSVQGVTEDNRARRVNAVMPRFIDTVRYWQASTGIDYSHTALIGFSQGSIMILEALKAEKNLAGRVVAFSGRFATLPDQPMYDVVVHLVHGEEDPVITADHARQAAQSLRAQGSDFTLDLVPQLGHAIDGRMMEYALDRLHHYIPKRFWDEAVMGERGELVAFR is encoded by the coding sequence ATGAAGCATGACTATTTTGTGGTGCAACAGCCACCTTCACCTAAGCAGTTGTTTTTACTATTTCACGGCGTAGGCGACAACCCGGTTTCTATGGGACAGATTGGCCGTTATTTTGCCGATGCATTTCCCATGGCGCAGGTTATCAGTGTGGGGGGCCCGGAAGCGATTGGCTTGGGCGAAGGACGCCAGTGGTTTTCGGTTCAGGGGGTAACGGAAGATAACCGTGCCCGCCGCGTGAATGCCGTTATGCCGCGTTTTATCGATACGGTTCGCTATTGGCAGGCGTCTACGGGAATCGATTATTCCCACACGGCGTTGATTGGTTTTTCTCAGGGCTCAATCATGATCCTGGAAGCGCTGAAAGCAGAGAAGAATCTGGCTGGGCGGGTTGTGGCATTCAGTGGCCGTTTTGCCACGCTGCCTGACCAGCCGATGTACGATGTGGTGGTTCATCTGGTTCATGGTGAGGAAGACCCGGTGATTACCGCCGATCATGCCCGGCAGGCAGCACAGAGCTTGCGCGCTCAGGGATCGGATTTTACGTTGGATCTGGTGCCGCAACTCGGGCACGCCATCGATGGCCGCATGATGGAATACGCGCTGGACCGACTGCATCACTATATTCCTAAACGCTTCTGGGATGAGGCGGTGATGGGGGAACGCGGTGAGCTGGTGGCATTTCGCTAA
- a CDS encoding YpfN family protein has product MGWLADYWWVILLVLVGMLLNGIKELRRLDHKRFLNNKPPLPPHRDNNAQWDNEDDWPQKKP; this is encoded by the coding sequence ATGGGATGGCTGGCTGATTACTGGTGGGTAATACTGCTGGTGCTAGTGGGGATGCTGCTCAACGGTATCAAGGAACTACGCCGCCTTGACCATAAACGTTTTCTGAATAACAAACCGCCTTTGCCGCCACACCGCGATAACAACGCACAGTGGGACAACGAAGACGACTGGCCGCAGAAAAAACCCTGA
- a CDS encoding tRNA(Met) cytidine acetyltransferase TmcA, translated as MESFVVSQHYQQRYGIRRLLVLSGQSDWCGEQAIRLSALLPGDWLWVGTSAPQHMTPLAPSRVRGVLGQEYLHAVFDAREGFDAQALAMLAGALKAGSWLVLLVPEWASWPDSPDADSLRWSEQSQPIATPRFIRHVQCQLLADEEVMVWRQQDAEPVMSPPAHRPDWLPATGEPTSCQYRIVQQLQHTACAVSVITAPRGRGKSTLSGMLASQCQGGCWVTAPSRAAGEILLRQAGDAATFWAPDALLAFCQQHGTPPVDWLLIDEAAAIPTSLLRSLLPFFRRVVMTTTVQGYEGTGRGFLLKFCASLPNWQAIELTEPLRWAQHDPLEHIVDRMMLFDAEKQVPKRLDAPPVIRLERQDDWLSQPERLEGCYGLLCSAHYRTSALDLRRLMDAPGMYVASACVDEKIGGVIWLVDEGGLSATLAQEVWAGRRRPSGNLVAQSLAAHANQWQAPVLRSRRISRIAVLAAHRGQGIGLALVRDQQQQAQQAQLDFLSVSFGFQPDLWQFWQRCGFQLVRIGSHVEASSGCYSAMALFPLSEAGEALTALAHHELRRDWFWLRRDIPLTLDLPLETEQAFTVDDWRNLAGFALAHRPPEACQGALSRLVFHSPMALVALRLWLEQGKSATECVQQLQLAGKKALVQRWRTETAQALQHLDAAQWQRWHDVIL; from the coding sequence GTGGAATCTTTCGTTGTCAGCCAGCACTATCAGCAGCGTTATGGCATTCGTCGTCTGCTGGTGCTAAGCGGCCAGTCTGACTGGTGCGGCGAGCAGGCTATACGCTTGAGTGCTCTGCTACCCGGAGACTGGTTGTGGGTGGGCACATCAGCACCGCAGCACATGACCCCTTTAGCGCCTTCGCGCGTGCGTGGTGTGTTAGGGCAGGAGTATCTGCACGCGGTATTTGATGCCAGAGAAGGCTTCGATGCACAAGCGCTGGCGATGTTGGCTGGGGCGCTCAAGGCTGGTAGTTGGCTCGTGTTATTGGTTCCCGAGTGGGCGTCGTGGCCTGATAGCCCGGATGCCGATAGCCTGCGCTGGAGTGAACAATCACAGCCGATTGCCACGCCTCGTTTTATCCGACATGTGCAGTGCCAACTGCTGGCGGATGAAGAGGTCATGGTATGGCGCCAGCAAGACGCCGAACCGGTGATGTCTCCCCCGGCACACCGCCCGGACTGGCTACCCGCTACTGGTGAGCCGACATCTTGCCAGTACCGCATCGTGCAGCAATTGCAGCATACCGCATGTGCCGTGTCGGTGATTACCGCCCCGCGTGGGCGTGGCAAATCAACGCTGTCCGGTATGCTGGCGAGCCAGTGTCAGGGGGGATGTTGGGTAACGGCACCGTCACGCGCTGCTGGCGAGATTCTGTTACGACAAGCCGGGGATGCAGCAACATTTTGGGCGCCGGACGCCCTGTTGGCGTTCTGTCAGCAGCACGGTACACCACCGGTAGACTGGCTGTTGATTGATGAAGCCGCCGCTATCCCTACGTCGCTATTGCGATCGTTATTGCCGTTTTTCCGTCGTGTGGTGATGACAACCACGGTTCAAGGCTATGAGGGGACTGGTCGTGGTTTTCTGCTTAAATTTTGTGCCTCATTGCCGAACTGGCAGGCTATCGAACTGACTGAGCCATTACGTTGGGCGCAGCATGATCCGCTGGAGCATATTGTGGATCGCATGATGCTGTTTGATGCTGAAAAACAGGTACCGAAACGACTTGATGCTCCCCCTGTTATTCGTCTGGAGAGGCAGGATGACTGGCTGAGCCAGCCCGAACGTCTGGAAGGCTGCTATGGATTGCTCTGTAGCGCCCATTACCGTACTTCTGCGCTAGATTTACGCCGCTTGATGGATGCCCCCGGTATGTATGTTGCCAGCGCTTGTGTCGACGAGAAGATTGGCGGGGTTATCTGGCTGGTGGATGAAGGGGGATTGTCGGCGACACTGGCGCAGGAGGTGTGGGCCGGACGCCGTCGCCCAAGCGGAAATTTGGTGGCGCAGTCGTTGGCCGCACACGCTAATCAATGGCAGGCACCGGTGTTACGATCGCGTCGTATCAGTCGTATCGCTGTGCTAGCCGCCCATCGAGGTCAGGGAATCGGTCTGGCACTGGTGCGAGATCAACAGCAACAGGCTCAACAGGCGCAACTGGATTTTCTGTCTGTCAGTTTCGGTTTTCAGCCAGACTTGTGGCAGTTCTGGCAACGTTGCGGGTTCCAACTGGTGCGTATCGGTAGTCATGTTGAGGCCAGCAGTGGGTGCTATAGCGCGATGGCACTGTTCCCGCTCAGTGAAGCGGGGGAGGCGTTGACCGCTTTAGCACACCATGAATTACGTCGGGATTGGTTTTGGCTGCGGCGCGATATTCCGTTGACGCTGGATTTGCCACTGGAGACAGAACAGGCATTCACGGTTGATGACTGGCGTAATCTGGCGGGGTTTGCTCTGGCTCACCGTCCGCCGGAAGCCTGTCAGGGGGCGTTGTCACGTTTGGTATTCCATTCGCCGATGGCATTGGTGGCCTTAAGGTTGTGGCTTGAGCAAGGTAAAAGTGCGACGGAGTGCGTTCAGCAACTGCAACTGGCGGGCAAAAAGGCGTTGGTTCAGCGCTGGCGTACCGAAACGGCCCAGGCGTTGCAGCATTTGGATGCCGCACAATGGCAACGCTGGCATGACGTTATCCTATAG